The Lycium barbarum isolate Lr01 chromosome 9, ASM1917538v2, whole genome shotgun sequence genome has a segment encoding these proteins:
- the LOC132610354 gene encoding uncharacterized protein LOC132610354 — MSNISQWNGPSSMKNGGLLLLHLPSQPLNPNHSLLVFFTKNPNSLNPANYSLSSHFLLQQPFHLCCKSNKWDSNAETIKNQNFSGVGGLEDEQEELDEDEILDQGAQVLEEYIQSIWIFKVFWSYGWALPPIIIALLITGGPKAFLMALAIPLGHSTFSFAIQKMLDATQDKPRSKSKTKKRRRAPTSSKTNFWRRGGSPKTGKRKSGYQSWVSNNEVSTNKDDQEVSRYGGWDELDRETESRTGFKSSFQSSVKTSNIPTEKGKLSTPEAKSDTPLLLRLLISMFPFLASWTKML; from the exons ATGAGTAATATTAGCCAATGGAATGGACCATCATCAATGAAGAATGgtggtcttcttcttcttcacctacCCTCTCAACCCTTAAACCCCAACCATTCTCTTCTTGTTTTCTTCACTAAAAACCCCAATTCCTTAAACCCTGCAAATTATTCACTGTCTTCTCATTTTCTTCTTCAGCAACCTTTTCACCTATGCTGCAAGTCTAACAAGTGGGACTCAAATGCTGAGACTATCAAGAACCAGAATTTTAGTGGAGTTGGGGGTCTTGAAGATGAGCAAGAGGAGCTTGATGAGGATGAAATCTTGGACCAAggagctcaagttttggaggaATATATTCAAAGTATTTGGATTTTTAAG GTTTTCTGGTCCTACGGTTGGGCGCTTCCACCAATTATAATAGCATTGCTGATAACAGGAGGACCTAAAGCTTTTCTTATGGCATTAGCCATCCCTCTTGGACATTCCACATTTTCCTTTGCGATCCAAAAGATGCTGGATGCGACACAAGACAAACCAAGGAGCAAGAGTAAAACTAAGAAGAGACGGCGTGCTCCCACCTCAAGCAAGACAAACTTTTGGAGAAGAGGAGGAAGCCCCAAGACGGGGAAGAGAAAGTCGGGTTATCAATCATGGGTTTCCAACAATGAAGTCTCAACCAATAAGGATGACCAAGAGGTGTCTAGATATGGAGGGTGGGATGAACTTGATCGAGAAACAGAATCTAGAACTGGCTTTAAAAGCTCATTTCAATCATCCGTTAAAACTTCAAATATACCTACAGAAAAGGGTAAGTTAAGTACACCAGAAGCAAAAAGTGATACGCCCTTGTTGTTACGATTATTGATTTCCATGTTCCCTTTCTTGGCTTCATGGACTAAGATGCTATAA